The Monodelphis domestica isolate mMonDom1 chromosome 7, mMonDom1.pri, whole genome shotgun sequence genome window below encodes:
- the ANKS4B gene encoding ankyrin repeat and SAM domain-containing protein 4B — protein sequence MSTRYHQATTDGYLEILKEATKRDLNLSDEDGMTPTLLAAYHGNLEALEIICSRGGDPDKCDIWGNTPLHCAASNGHTHCVSFLINFGANIFALDNDLQSPLDAAASREQNECVDILDKAARDQNILNPKKVARQKEQAQRNAKKQIKDCEKLQNKHQNKMNHTFKKEKVGTLTSSKGTFSSSFSSNSSIPTAFGTFSKGLKDTFKIRSKKNRNTEEEQLGKATEKESRHGQRNVMEIFQEDEEESFENGFKDKLQLTEDENRDVQQESIFNRPGLGNMVFRRNTALEDISGSKREVEFNIVSGLLQRGGSGNTGETDPDAEIEEEDEDDMPWNENEVEWEEDEADVTPLELFLMSQNLSEFIPIFMREQIDLEALLLCSDEDLRSIQMQLGPRKKILSAIDRRKQLLQHPGQMTDTSL from the exons atgtCAACGCGTTACCACCAGGCCACAACTGATGGCTACCTGGAAATTCTGAAAGAGGCTACCAAGCGAGATCTCAATCTTTCTGATGAAGATGGCATGACCCCCACGCTCCTGGCAGCCTACCATGGCAATTTGGAAGCCCTGGAGATCATCTGTAGCAGGGG GGGAGATCCTGATAAGTGTGACATCTGGGGAAACACTCCTCTCCATTGCGCAGCCTCCAATGGACATACTCATTGTGTTTCATTTTTGATCAACTTTGGTGCCAATATATTTGCCCTGGACAATGACCTACAATCTCCACTAGATGCTGCTGCCAGCAGAGAGCAGAATGAATGTGTTGACATCCTGGACAAAGCTGCCAGGGACCAGAATATCCTGAACCCTAAAAAGGTTGCCAGGCAGAAGGAACAGGCCCAAAGAAATGCCAAGAAACAGATTAAAGATTGTGAAAAGCTTCAAAATAAGCATCAGAATAAAATGAATCACACATTCAAGAAGGAGAAGGTTGGTACTCTAACTTCTTCCAAGGGCactttttccagttcattctcTTCAAATTCCTCCATTCCCACTGCATTTGGGACATTCTCCAAGGGTCTGAAAGATACCTTCAAGATAAGGTCTAAGAAGAACaggaacacagaagaagaacAGTTGGGGAAAGCAACAGAGAAGGAGAGCAGGCATGGGCAGCGAAATGTGATGGAAATCTTCCAGGAAGATGAGGAAGAGTCATTCGAAAATGGTTTCAAAGACAAATTACAACTCACAGAAGATGAAAACAGAGATGTGCAACAAGAGTCCATTTTCAATCGTCCTGGTCTGGGCAATATGGTTTTTAGAAGAAATACAGCCCTGGAAGATATCTCAGGCAGCAAGAGAGAGGTAGAGTTTAACATAGTTTCAGGATTACTCCAGCGAGGAGGATCAGGGAATACTGGGGAGACTGACCCAGATGCAGAGATAGAAGAAGAGGATGAAGATGATATGCCTTGGAATGAGAATGAAGTGGAATGGGAGGAAGATGAAGCAGATGTTACTCCCCTTGAATTGTTTTTGATGTCTCAGAACCTAAGTGAGTTCATCCCCATCTTCATGAGAGAACAAATTGATCTAGAAGCCCTCTTACTTTGCTCAGATGAGGACCTCCGGAGCATACAAATGCAGCTAGGCCCAAGGAAGAAGATCCTCAGTGCCATAGACAGGAGAAAGCAGTTACTACAGCATCCTGGCCAGATGACTGACACAAGCCTCTGA